From a single Paenibacillus sp. FSL R5-0345 genomic region:
- a CDS encoding uroporphyrinogen decarboxylase family protein, translating into MSEWSKQDRFKAILSGEKADRPIVSGWRHFIDKEQTADDLAQTTISFTKQYDWDWVKINPRATYLAEAWGNQYDFTDYQTVFPRQQTTAIPSAANLWDIEVKKAVHTASLAEHLDGVRKIRQGLPDTPLIQTVFSPLTVLLFIVGRSAYVTKTVFGIEHPVTLESLFKEHRAAAHHALHAISLTLADYVQELQHVGSDGLFYAVTGTAHPGLFNEAMFDEFSRPYDSIVLEAASYGKNILHTCGAYAQPEKFNDYRIDGISWDTVAEGNPGLVADLKATKVGGVDHGLFAVNDIAQIKQQAKEALTLMKDQPFILSPNCAIPLNVTDEALAQLKQSIFE; encoded by the coding sequence ATGAGTGAATGGAGTAAGCAAGATCGATTTAAAGCAATATTATCCGGTGAAAAGGCAGATCGTCCAATTGTAAGTGGGTGGCGTCATTTTATCGACAAAGAACAAACAGCAGATGACCTAGCACAAACTACGATTTCTTTCACGAAACAATATGATTGGGACTGGGTCAAGATTAATCCTAGAGCGACTTATTTGGCGGAAGCTTGGGGCAATCAATATGATTTTACGGACTATCAGACTGTATTTCCTAGGCAGCAAACGACTGCGATTCCATCAGCGGCTAATCTATGGGATATTGAAGTCAAAAAGGCTGTGCATACAGCTTCCTTGGCAGAACACTTAGACGGGGTTAGAAAAATTCGTCAAGGACTACCTGATACCCCACTAATCCAAACGGTATTCTCTCCATTGACTGTGTTGCTATTTATTGTAGGGCGTTCTGCTTATGTTACAAAAACAGTGTTTGGCATTGAGCATCCGGTAACTTTGGAGTCGTTATTTAAGGAGCATCGTGCGGCAGCACACCATGCGTTACATGCAATTTCATTAACCTTAGCCGATTATGTACAAGAGCTGCAGCATGTGGGTTCTGACGGTTTGTTCTACGCTGTGACAGGCACCGCTCATCCAGGATTATTTAATGAAGCCATGTTTGATGAGTTCTCCAGACCCTATGATTCTATAGTCTTAGAAGCTGCAAGCTATGGCAAAAACATTCTCCATACTTGTGGAGCCTATGCACAGCCTGAGAAATTTAATGATTATCGAATTGATGGGATCAGCTGGGATACTGTAGCCGAGGGGAACCCAGGTTTAGTGGCGGATCTCAAAGCTACTAAAGTAGGTGGCGTCGATCATGGGTTGTTCGCTGTAAACGATATCGCACAAATTAAGCAGCAGGCTAAAGAAGCATTGACATTAATGAAAGACCAGCCTTTTATTCTTTCTCCAAATTGCGCTATCCCGCTTAATGTGACGGATGAGGCGTTAGCACAACTAAAACAATCTATATTTGAATAG
- a CDS encoding methionine ABC transporter permease, giving the protein MFSTTLTGDQFLQAIIETIQMVGVSLFVGSLIGIPFGILLVITRPGGVLENKALYAILNPIINIIRSLPFIILLVAIVPFTRLIVHTSIGTSAAIVPLIIYIAPYIGRLVENSLLEVNPGILEAAEAMGATPFQVIWYFLLPEAVGSLILSLTTATIGLIGATAMAGTVGGGGVGDLAIVYGYQRFDTVVVVATVIILIILVQGIQSLGNTLARKIRRY; this is encoded by the coding sequence ATGTTTTCGACCACATTAACAGGTGATCAATTTCTGCAGGCGATTATTGAAACGATTCAGATGGTTGGCGTCTCCTTGTTTGTTGGCTCTTTGATTGGGATTCCTTTTGGGATATTGCTTGTAATCACTCGTCCTGGTGGTGTTTTGGAGAACAAAGCGCTTTACGCCATACTTAATCCGATTATTAACATCATACGTTCTCTGCCATTTATTATTTTACTTGTGGCAATCGTACCTTTCACACGTTTGATTGTTCATACTTCGATTGGCACAAGCGCAGCGATCGTACCATTAATTATCTATATTGCTCCTTACATTGGACGTTTGGTAGAGAACTCCTTGCTTGAAGTGAACCCGGGAATTCTTGAAGCCGCCGAAGCGATGGGGGCTACGCCATTTCAAGTAATATGGTACTTTTTATTGCCAGAGGCGGTTGGATCATTAATTCTGTCTTTGACAACGGCAACGATCGGGTTGATCGGTGCAACTGCAATGGCTGGTACGGTTGGAGGCGGCGGTGTCGGAGACTTGGCGATTGTATATGGATACCAACGTTTTGATACGGTTGTCGTGGTAGCTACCGTGATCATTCTCATTATTTTAGTGCAAGGCATTCAATCCTTAGGTAACACGTTAGCGAGAAAAATTCGCCGTTATTAG
- a CDS encoding MetQ/NlpA family ABC transporter substrate-binding protein — MKKLIVVLMIGVLAVLTACGNSQSDNSGDKKKLTIGFGVGTYEEQFRQSILPILEKQGYTVEIKSFSQNMQVNPAMKEGSIDASIFQSTAYMEAINKEIKADMVGIAYAPGAPQGLYSVNHTTLDDVKDGTTVAVPNDPVNQERALRILEELGWIKIKDGAGVADFNINSMEPDKYNIDIKILDPAQILVSLQDVDYGVVNGNYIANSDRKITDALKIENTPMEHRIIVSVNKKDENTQWAKDLKAAYESKEFEEYIRGIEKYDGFILPEAWDNN, encoded by the coding sequence ATGAAAAAGTTGATAGTAGTGTTGATGATTGGGGTTCTAGCGGTGTTGACGGCTTGCGGGAATAGTCAATCCGATAATTCCGGAGATAAGAAGAAGCTTACCATTGGATTTGGTGTGGGAACCTATGAGGAGCAATTCCGCCAATCGATTCTACCCATCCTAGAGAAACAAGGCTATACCGTTGAAATTAAGTCCTTTTCACAAAATATGCAGGTCAATCCAGCGATGAAGGAAGGATCTATTGACGCAAGTATCTTCCAAAGCACAGCATATATGGAGGCAATCAACAAAGAAATCAAAGCAGACATGGTAGGAATTGCTTATGCGCCTGGTGCACCACAAGGTCTTTATTCCGTAAATCATACAACACTTGACGATGTTAAAGATGGTACAACCGTAGCTGTTCCGAATGATCCGGTTAACCAAGAGCGTGCACTGCGTATCCTTGAAGAATTGGGCTGGATCAAGATTAAAGATGGCGCGGGCGTAGCTGATTTTAACATCAACAGTATGGAGCCGGATAAATATAACATTGATATTAAAATATTGGATCCTGCTCAAATCCTTGTTTCACTGCAAGATGTTGATTACGGCGTTGTAAACGGGAATTATATTGCTAATTCGGACAGAAAGATTACGGATGCCTTAAAAATAGAAAATACACCTATGGAACACAGAATTATCGTATCGGTTAATAAAAAGGATGAAAATACACAGTGGGCGAAAGACTTGAAAGCCGCTTATGAATCTAAAGAGTTCGAAGAATATATTCGTGGAATAGAGAAATATGATGGTTTCATTCTGCCTGAAGCATGGGACAACAATTAA
- a CDS encoding methionine ABC transporter ATP-binding protein, producing the protein MIELKQVSKTFTRKGITIDALKGIDLKVDKGDIFGVIGYSGAGKSTLIRLVNYLERPTEGQVFVAGRDLGTYNDKELRAAKKNIGMIFQHFNLLESKKVFDNVAIPLVLLKKNKNEIRQRVQELLEFVGLSDKAGSYPSELSGGQKQRVGIARALASNPSILLCDEATSALDPQTTHSILQLLKKINAEYNITVMIITHEMSVIQEICNKVAVMEEGRIIEQGSVLDVFGSPKHKTTQNFVKTVIQNSITPSVQKTIKTAPGSVLHKLNFVGESASEPILFEMIRSFDVMVNILFANTTEIQETTLGTVIIQCSGDTAEINNALSFLKRHGVGVEEVESNVFDHINR; encoded by the coding sequence ATGATTGAACTAAAACAGGTTTCCAAAACGTTCACTCGGAAAGGAATCACGATTGATGCTCTTAAAGGGATCGATTTAAAGGTTGATAAAGGCGATATCTTTGGCGTTATCGGCTATAGTGGTGCGGGGAAAAGTACATTAATTCGTTTAGTCAATTATTTGGAAAGACCTACTGAAGGACAGGTCTTCGTTGCTGGGCGTGATTTAGGAACCTATAACGATAAAGAGCTGCGTGCGGCTAAGAAGAATATCGGCATGATTTTTCAACATTTTAATCTATTAGAATCTAAAAAAGTATTTGATAATGTAGCGATTCCTCTGGTTCTTCTAAAAAAGAATAAGAATGAAATCCGCCAGCGTGTACAAGAGTTGCTAGAGTTTGTTGGATTAAGTGACAAAGCGGGGAGTTATCCCAGTGAATTGTCAGGTGGGCAGAAGCAGCGTGTCGGGATTGCTAGAGCACTTGCCTCAAATCCATCTATCCTTTTATGTGATGAAGCGACTTCTGCCTTAGATCCACAGACAACCCATTCTATTTTACAGCTATTAAAAAAGATCAATGCAGAGTACAACATTACAGTGATGATCATTACACATGAAATGTCTGTCATTCAAGAGATTTGTAATAAGGTAGCGGTCATGGAAGAAGGCCGGATTATAGAGCAAGGTAGCGTACTAGATGTATTCGGTAGCCCCAAGCATAAGACCACTCAAAATTTTGTGAAGACAGTTATTCAGAACAGCATTACACCGAGCGTGCAAAAAACCATTAAAACGGCGCCTGGCAGTGTTCTTCATAAGCTTAATTTTGTTGGTGAAAGTGCATCTGAGCCTATCCTGTTCGAAATGATTCGTTCCTTTGATGTGATGGTCAATATTTTATTTGCGAATACGACGGAGATTCAGGAAACGACACTGGGCACAGTAATTATTCAATGCAGTGGAGATACAGCTGAAATTAACAATGCGTTATCTTTCTTAAAACGTCATGGAGTCGGTGTAGAGGAGGTAGAATCTAATGTTTTCGACCACATTAACAGGTGA
- a CDS encoding amidohydrolase, with the protein MNLLNEADQALVNQLIDVRRNLHREPELAYEEFKTTEKLREWLTNANIHILDLPLQTGLIAEIGQGNGPVVAIRCDIDALPIEEQTGLSFASEIPGKMHACGHDFHTATILGAALLLKARESELPGKVRVLFQPAEETGHGAESVLASGGLKGVDAIFGLHNSPDLPTGAFGTRTGALTAGVDRFEITVKGVGAHAATPEKGVDSIVTAAQIITSLQTIVSRQNSTTEPVVLSVTRINGGFTWNVLPEKVELEGTVRTYNEEIRGQIPIQMTRIIEGIAAAAGAEAQLHWYPGPPATINHGEWADFTKEIASHVGYEVHDIPPQMGGEDFSFYLQQIPGAFVNIGSGPAYALHHPRFDVDEAAILPAAKYFAILAEQALVKLKVKA; encoded by the coding sequence ATGAATTTACTTAATGAGGCTGATCAAGCTTTAGTAAATCAATTAATAGATGTTCGAAGAAACCTGCACAGAGAGCCTGAATTAGCTTATGAAGAATTTAAGACCACAGAGAAATTACGAGAATGGCTGACTAACGCCAATATTCATATTTTAGACCTACCATTACAAACCGGACTTATTGCAGAGATCGGGCAAGGAAACGGACCTGTTGTAGCCATTCGCTGTGATATTGATGCACTTCCGATAGAGGAACAGACTGGATTATCTTTTGCTTCTGAGATTCCTGGGAAAATGCATGCTTGTGGGCACGATTTTCATACGGCTACGATTCTAGGAGCTGCCTTATTGTTAAAGGCACGTGAAAGTGAATTGCCTGGCAAGGTTAGAGTATTGTTCCAACCAGCTGAAGAAACAGGGCATGGGGCGGAAAGTGTCTTAGCATCAGGAGGACTCAAGGGTGTAGATGCAATATTTGGTCTACATAATTCACCAGACCTGCCAACTGGAGCATTTGGAACTAGAACGGGAGCTTTAACAGCAGGTGTTGATCGGTTTGAAATCACGGTAAAAGGTGTCGGCGCTCATGCGGCTACTCCGGAAAAAGGTGTAGATTCTATTGTCACTGCGGCTCAGATCATTACGTCGCTACAAACCATTGTTAGCCGTCAAAATAGCACCACTGAACCAGTTGTGTTAAGTGTCACCAGAATTAATGGGGGCTTCACATGGAATGTATTGCCGGAAAAAGTGGAATTAGAAGGTACGGTGCGAACTTATAATGAAGAAATTCGTGGCCAAATTCCAATCCAAATGACTCGAATTATTGAAGGGATTGCTGCAGCTGCAGGGGCAGAAGCACAGCTACATTGGTATCCTGGTCCGCCAGCAACGATAAACCATGGAGAATGGGCTGACTTTACCAAAGAGATCGCCTCACATGTCGGATACGAAGTACATGATATTCCTCCACAGATGGGTGGAGAAGATTTCTCCTTCTATCTACAACAGATACCGGGCGCTTTTGTAAATATAGGTTCAGGTCCAGCGTATGCTTTACATCACCCTCGTTTCGATGTGGATGAGGCTGCGATCTTACCTGCTGCGAAGTACTTCGCTATATTGGCAGAACAAGCATTGGTGAAGCTAAAAGTTAAAGCTTAA
- a CDS encoding GntR family transcriptional regulator translates to MAIRTRRLSKDNTYDALKQKIIDSELEPDQPVHEENLAALLGVSRTPLREAIQRLENEDFLIRQPNGRLRVASVTLKEVEEIFHIRSMLEGYIARSAAKHATEKDIVNLTTLITKMKHSFQLGDNQNFVTYGFEFHDYLSEISELRTFEKVLNQLRDHSLRYCRFVSMHGDWNTQADEEHDLILQMIADHNEDGAEKAMRDHILSSLATALDRIKGIEEKLEA, encoded by the coding sequence ATGGCGATTCGAACACGAAGGCTGTCAAAGGATAATACCTACGATGCATTAAAACAAAAAATTATTGATAGTGAATTAGAGCCGGATCAACCTGTACATGAAGAAAATTTGGCGGCGTTATTAGGAGTTAGTCGTACGCCACTAAGAGAGGCCATACAGAGATTGGAGAACGAGGATTTTCTCATTCGACAGCCAAATGGAAGACTGCGGGTAGCTTCTGTGACACTCAAAGAGGTTGAAGAAATATTTCATATTCGCAGCATGCTGGAGGGTTATATTGCAAGAAGTGCAGCTAAGCATGCTACAGAGAAAGATATTGTTAATTTAACGACATTGATTACCAAAATGAAACACTCCTTCCAGCTTGGCGACAATCAGAATTTCGTTACCTATGGATTTGAGTTCCATGATTATTTATCAGAAATCAGTGAGCTTAGAACGTTCGAAAAAGTTCTGAATCAATTAAGAGATCATTCCCTTCGTTATTGTCGATTCGTCTCCATGCATGGAGATTGGAATACACAGGCAGATGAAGAACATGATCTGATCTTGCAAATGATCGCTGACCACAATGAAGATGGTGCTGAAAAAGCCATGCGAGATCATATTTTAAGCAGTCTAGCTACTGCACTTGACCGGATTAAAGGTATTGAAGAAAAGCTGGAAGCATAA